The Desulfonatronospira thiodismutans ASO3-1 DNA window ATTTACAGCCAACCTATCCACCAGTCATCGGTTTTCTTTATTACTGCTCTGTAATGCATCATGCGGCTTCCAGGTCGTGAACCTTTATTTCTACACGAAGACCCGCAGTTACAGCCATGTTTACAAGGGAGTCCAGGCTGAAAAGGTTTATTTTTCCCCGTTTAAGATCGGATATGCGTGGCTGGGTGACCCCAAACAAGCTTGCCGCCTGGGACTGGCTGATTTCATTACGCTGAATATGTTCGCTGATAGCCATCATCAGAACAGAGCGAAGCTTCATATTTTCAGCTTGTTCGGGTGTATTTTCAATGGCATCCCAAACGCTTTCAAAATGGTTATTGCTCATTGTTTCCTCTCCTGCAGCAATTCACGGTAGCGGTTTATCGCCAACTGAAGGTCCTTTGGTAATTTTCACAGCAAGCCTACTGAGGCTTTCCACTGCTCATTCTTCTCTTCAGCTAGCATCTTAAGCCTTGCCTACAGAGTTGAGGGCATCGACACAATCACTTGAGCAGTTGACATCCAAAATGCTCACAGAAATGCTTTTTAACCCGCTCATACACTTCTGAATGTAACGCTCCGAATCGACCAACGAAAAGACCTGCATTTAATGTGTAGACCTTATCCAGCCTGACCCAGCTGGGCTTCGGCAGTACACCTTCCACAAAGCATTCATTGTCGAGCGGGAATGCCGCATGATGAGGAGGGCTTGAAGTAATGGCAAGGCATACCATATCTTCAAAAGTGTCTGGAGGGGTAAGCGCAAGGACAGGTCTTTTCTTGCTTGCCTGCATGCTGGAGAAAGGAAAAGGCACCAGCAAAACTTCACCTGGTTGGTACATTGTTCCAGGCTTCGTCTTCTTCATTGCTCCATATTTGTTCCATACTGAATAACTGGGCTTTCAACAAACTGTCCTGCTCCGCCTTGTGCTTCAAAAAGTAAGCATAGTTCAGGACTTCCCTTTGAAGCGGCTCAGGAAGCTGCTTTATCTCGTTAATTACAACTTCTGTCGTGTTCATAGCGGACCTCCTTTTCTACACTTAATAACTAATACCCTGGTTTGCAACCCTTTCCCACCTC harbors:
- a CDS encoding DUF2281 domain-containing protein, with amino-acid sequence MNTTEVVINEIKQLPEPLQREVLNYAYFLKHKAEQDSLLKAQLFSMEQIWSNEEDEAWNNVPTR
- a CDS encoding helix-turn-helix domain-containing protein, whose product is MSNNHFESVWDAIENTPEQAENMKLRSVLMMAISEHIQRNEISQSQAASLFGVTQPRISDLKRGKINLFSLDSLVNMAVTAGLRVEIKVHDLEAA
- a CDS encoding type II toxin-antitoxin system PemK/MazF family toxin, with translation MKKTKPGTMYQPGEVLLVPFPFSSMQASKKRPVLALTPPDTFEDMVCLAITSSPPHHAAFPLDNECFVEGVLPKPSWVRLDKVYTLNAGLFVGRFGALHSEVYERVKKHFCEHFGCQLLK